Proteins from a single region of Synchiropus splendidus isolate RoL2022-P1 chromosome 3, RoL_Sspl_1.0, whole genome shotgun sequence:
- the rsu1 gene encoding ras suppressor protein 1 produces the protein MSKSLKKIVEESREKNLPEVEMCDRGISNMLDIPGLFSLSHITQLVLSHNKLTAVPANISDLKNLEVLNLFNNQIDELPMQISSLQKLKHLNLGMNRLSGLPRGFGSLPALEVLDLTYNNLNHTSLPGNFFYLTTLRALYLSDNDFENLPADIGKLTKLQILSLRDNDLISLPKEIGDLAQLKELHIQGNRLRVLPPELGNLDLIGPKQVFKAENNPWVTPIADQFQLGVSHVFEYVRSETYKYLHGRHMQSNPEPPPKNNDKSKKISRKPLAAKNK, from the exons ATGTCCAAGTCTCTGAAGAAGATCGTGGAGGAGAGTCGGGAGAAGAATCTCCCCGAGGTGGAGATGTGTGACAGGGGCATTTCGAACATGCTCGACATCCCTGGCTTGT tcaGTCTGTCCCACATCACTCAGTTGGTCCTGAGTCACAACAAGCTGACAG CTGTGCCCGCGAACATCTCTGATTTGAAGAACCTGGAAGTTCTAAATTTGTTCAACAATCAGATCGACGAGCTGCCCATGCAGATCAGCAGTCTTCAGAAACTCAAGCACCTCAACCTCGG GATGAACCGTCTGAGTGGCCTGCCAAGAGGATTCGGTTCTTTACCTGCACTGGAGGTTCTGGACCTGACCTACAACAACCTGAACCACACCTCCCTGCCCGGAAACTTCTTCTATCTGA CCACCCTTCGAGCTCTGTATCTGAGCGACAACGACTTCGAGAACCTGCCGGCCGACATCGGGAAGTTGACCAAACTGCAGATA cTGAGTCTGAGGGATAATGATCTGATCTCGCTGCCTAAAGAGATCGGGGACTTGGCTCAACTCAAAGAGCTCCACATCCAGGGCAACAGATTGAGAGTCCTGCCTCCAGAACTCG GTAATCTGGATCTCATTGGGCCAAAGCAGGTGTTCAAAGCAGAGAACAACCCATGGGTTACTCCAATCGCCGACCAGTTCCAGCTGGGAGTCTCCCATGTTTTCGAATATGTTCGCTCCGAGACTTACAAGTA TCTCCATGGCAGACACATGCAGTCCAACCCAGAGCCTCCACCCAAGAACAACGACAAGAGTAAGAAGATCAGCCGTAAACCCCTGGCTGCCAAGAACAAATGA